Proteins encoded within one genomic window of Citrobacter amalonaticus Y19:
- the cra gene encoding catabolite repressor/activator yields MKLDEIARLAGVSRTTASYVINGKAKQYRVSDKTVEKVMAVVREHNYHPNAVAAGLRAGRTRSIGLVIPDLENTSYTRIANYLERQARQRGYQLLIACSEDQPDNEMRCIEHLLQRQVDAIIVSTSLPPEHPFYQRWANDSFPIVALDRALDREHFTSVVGADQDDAEMLAGELRKFPADSVLYLGALPELSVSFLREQGFRAAWKDDPREVNFLYANSYEREAAAQLFEKWLETHPMPQALFTTSFALLQGVMDVTLRRDGKLPSDLAIATFGDNELLDFLQCPVLAVAQRHRDVAERVLEIVLASLDEPRKPKPGLTRIKRNLYRRGVLSRS; encoded by the coding sequence GTGAAACTGGATGAAATCGCTCGGCTGGCTGGTGTATCGCGAACGACTGCAAGCTACGTAATTAACGGAAAAGCAAAGCAATACCGCGTGAGCGACAAGACTGTCGAAAAAGTCATGGCGGTGGTGCGTGAGCATAATTACCACCCGAATGCTGTGGCTGCCGGGCTGCGTGCTGGACGCACACGTTCTATCGGTCTGGTGATCCCGGATCTGGAGAACACGAGCTATACCCGCATTGCAAATTATCTTGAGCGCCAGGCGCGCCAGCGTGGTTATCAACTGCTGATTGCCTGTTCAGAAGATCAGCCCGATAACGAAATGCGCTGCATTGAACATCTTTTACAGCGCCAGGTTGATGCGATCATTGTCTCTACGTCGTTGCCGCCGGAACATCCGTTCTATCAGCGTTGGGCTAATGACTCTTTCCCCATTGTGGCGCTGGATCGCGCATTAGATCGTGAGCATTTTACCAGTGTCGTGGGGGCCGATCAGGACGATGCCGAAATGCTGGCCGGAGAATTGCGTAAGTTTCCGGCTGACAGCGTGCTCTATCTGGGCGCGCTACCGGAGTTGTCCGTCAGCTTCCTGCGCGAGCAGGGCTTCCGTGCCGCCTGGAAAGACGATCCGCGTGAAGTGAATTTCCTGTATGCCAACAGCTATGAGCGCGAAGCGGCGGCACAGCTATTTGAAAAATGGCTGGAAACGCATCCGATGCCGCAGGCGCTGTTTACCACCTCATTTGCCCTGTTGCAGGGGGTGATGGATGTGACGCTGCGTCGCGACGGTAAACTGCCTTCCGATTTGGCGATTGCGACCTTTGGCGACAACGAACTGTTGGATTTCCTCCAGTGCCCGGTCCTGGCAGTAGCGCAGCGCCATCGTGATGTTGCAGAGCGCGTACTGGAAATCGTACTGGCGAGTCTGGATGAACCGCGTAAACCAAAACCGGGGTTAACGCGCATCAAGCGCAACCTCTATC